A stretch of Eleutherodactylus coqui strain aEleCoq1 chromosome 9, aEleCoq1.hap1, whole genome shotgun sequence DNA encodes these proteins:
- the PRELID3A gene encoding PRELI domain containing protein 3A, with amino-acid sequence MKIWSSEHVFSHPWDTVIKAAMRKYPNPMNPCVVGVDVVDRSLDNRGRLHSYRLLSTEWRLPALVRAILGTGRTLTYIKEHSVVDPIKKKMVLCSTNISLTNLVSVDERLVYTPHPGNPEETVLTQEAIITVKGVSLSSYLEGLMASTISSNARKGWDAIEWIIQNTESTVS; translated from the exons TCACCCATGGGACACAGTAATTAAGGCAGCCATGAGGAAATACCCTAATCCTATGAATCCTTGTGTGGTAGGTGTGGATGTGGTTGATCGGAGTCTGGATAACCGAGGAAGGTTACACAGCTATCGCCTTCTCAGCACGGAGTGGAGGCTGCCGGCTCTTGTCAGGGCA ATTCTTGGAACTGGCAGAACTTTGACATATATTAAGGAGCATTCTGTAGTGGATCCAATAAAAAAGAAGATGGTCTTATGTTCAACAAAT ATTTCACTTACAAATTTGGTGTCTGTGGATGAAAGGCTTGTTTACACCCCACATCCGGGAAATCCAGAAGA GACAGTCCTGACACAAGAAGCCATAATTACGGTAAAAGGAGTCAGCTTAAGCAGTTACCTGGAAGGACTAATGGCGAGCACCATCTCCTCAAATGCAAGAAAG GGGTGGGATGCAATTGAATGGATCATTCAGAATACCGAGAGCACAGTAAGCTAA